The following coding sequences are from one Mesorhizobium onobrychidis window:
- a CDS encoding glucose-6-phosphate isomerase produces MTRLFEPTGCKVDLSTGAMANATGSYQKRFRDLDGLYADAAAFEAMRATWGERIVYEVCEFRPTELSGDLIFGITSMQPGKVGDEYFMTRGHIHKQADRPEIYYGQKGHGLMLMESPEGEVRIVTVDAQTVCYVPPFWIHRSINVGDDELVMLFCYPADSGQDYEIIARSGGMRSRVVAGDGGWKEVDNPDWRPRDAELISALYGQRSRTVPA; encoded by the coding sequence TTGACGAGATTGTTTGAGCCCACGGGATGCAAGGTCGATCTGTCCACTGGTGCGATGGCAAATGCAACCGGCAGCTACCAGAAACGCTTCCGCGATCTGGACGGGCTCTACGCGGATGCTGCGGCCTTCGAAGCCATGCGCGCGACGTGGGGCGAGCGCATCGTCTACGAGGTATGCGAGTTCCGGCCGACCGAACTGTCGGGCGACCTGATTTTCGGCATCACGAGCATGCAGCCCGGCAAGGTCGGCGACGAGTATTTCATGACGCGCGGTCATATCCACAAGCAGGCCGACCGGCCCGAGATCTACTATGGCCAGAAGGGGCACGGCCTGATGCTGATGGAATCGCCGGAGGGCGAGGTCCGGATCGTTACGGTCGATGCGCAGACCGTCTGTTACGTCCCCCCTTTCTGGATCCACCGCTCGATCAATGTCGGAGACGACGAGTTGGTGATGCTGTTCTGCTACCCCGCCGATTCAGGGCAGGACTACGAGATCATCGCGAGATCGGGAGGCATGCGCTCGCGCGTGGTCGCCGGCGATGGAGGCTGGAAGGAAGTCGACAACCCGGATTGGCGACCGCGCGACGCAGAGCTGATCTCCGCCCTCTATGGGCAACGATCCCGCACGGTGCCGGCATGA
- a CDS encoding cysteine peptidase family C39 domain-containing protein, whose product MGAATPIIIGLDSGVVCLTLMTQYLRQPADPDAIRHDLGLGERFADRVDIVRAAKRLKLKAKIARPSPAATSR is encoded by the coding sequence GTGGGAGCGGCCACGCCGATCATAATCGGGCTGGACAGCGGCGTCGTTTGCTTGACGCTGATGACGCAGTATCTGCGCCAGCCGGCTGATCCCGACGCCATTCGCCATGACCTTGGGCTGGGCGAGCGGTTCGCCGATCGCGTCGACATCGTGCGGGCGGCAAAACGCCTGAAGCTCAAGGCCAAGATAGCAAGACCTTCGCCAGCGGCAACAAGTCGCTGA
- a CDS encoding HlyD family efflux transporter periplasmic adaptor subunit, whose protein sequence is MATVANEGHIAELEATVRTLGAQKRARREAYLDKVASELIEIDRSIGVLRQDLAKAELFERASLLKSPVAGRVQQLEVNTLGEVVQTGQRLMVIVPDGTARPSRSRRCCSTATRVLCTKGRMCGSSSKLSPSHNMVP, encoded by the coding sequence ATGGCGACGGTGGCCAACGAGGGCCATATAGCCGAGCTTGAAGCGACCGTGAGAACGCTTGGCGCGCAGAAGCGCGCGCGTCGCGAGGCCTATCTCGACAAGGTCGCCTCCGAACTGATCGAGATCGACCGCTCGATCGGCGTGCTGCGGCAGGACCTGGCCAAGGCCGAACTGTTCGAGCGCGCCAGCCTGCTCAAATCGCCGGTTGCCGGCCGTGTGCAGCAACTGGAGGTCAACACGCTGGGCGAAGTGGTGCAGACTGGCCAACGGCTTATGGTGATCGTGCCTGATGGCACGGCACGGCCCTCGAGATCGAGGCGATGCTGCTCAACCGCGACAAGGGTTTTGTGCACGAAGGGCAGGATGTGCGGGTCAAGCTCGAAGCTTTCCCCTTCACATAATATGGTACCTTGA
- a CDS encoding orotidine 5'-phosphate decarboxylase / HUMPS family protein has translation MLLQVAFDKPEHLALLPQMKAFADIIEIGTPLLKRLGLSAITTARELCPEVMVLADTKTVDGGQFEADMVFGAGAAFMTVLSCASSATHETVGKRATAFGATVIVDTITESGKAELLPLNAVFPESFGYVALHSPTDARLAGNTSTSHIDAVRKMHDRGFLVSLAGGIGPDTLEAVIAVEPEILVVGSAITESASPKEVARWIRDRLPNPGRGWPWDRR, from the coding sequence TTGCTCCTCCAAGTCGCCTTCGACAAGCCTGAACACCTGGCCCTGCTCCCGCAGATGAAGGCGTTCGCCGACATTATCGAGATCGGCACGCCGTTGCTGAAACGTCTCGGCCTCTCTGCCATCACCACGGCGCGCGAGCTCTGCCCTGAAGTCATGGTGTTGGCTGATACCAAAACCGTCGACGGCGGCCAGTTCGAGGCTGATATGGTATTCGGCGCCGGTGCCGCGTTCATGACGGTCCTGTCGTGTGCTTCGTCCGCCACGCATGAGACGGTGGGAAAACGTGCCACCGCCTTCGGCGCGACCGTCATCGTCGACACCATCACCGAGTCGGGCAAGGCAGAATTGCTTCCCTTGAATGCTGTCTTCCCCGAAAGCTTCGGTTATGTCGCGCTCCACTCGCCAACCGATGCGCGGCTGGCGGGCAACACCTCCACCTCACACATCGACGCCGTGAGAAAGATGCACGATCGCGGCTTTCTGGTTTCGCTCGCCGGCGGGATCGGCCCCGACACGCTGGAAGCGGTGATCGCAGTCGAGCCTGAAATCCTGGTGGTTGGCAGCGCCATCACAGAATCCGCAAGTCCGAAAGAGGTAGCCCGATGGATTCGCGACAGATTGCCCAATCCAGGCCGTGGCTGGCCGTGGGACAGGAGATAA
- a CDS encoding SIS domain-containing protein: MGQEITDVLGRIDADAFARLVQAFDDPDQRWFFSGQGRSGLVAQMGAMRFMHLGRMVHFVGEVSAPSIRKGDALLIVSGSGETPVSTGFARIAKAEGAKVVTLTHKPAGTLAGIADVTLHVPVGESKQFGGSLFEQSCLILLDSVVLGLAQQISDAHRLMLYRHTNLQ, translated from the coding sequence GTGGGACAGGAGATAACCGACGTTCTTGGCCGGATCGACGCTGACGCCTTTGCAAGGCTGGTGCAGGCGTTCGATGACCCCGATCAGCGATGGTTCTTTTCCGGGCAGGGGCGCTCCGGCCTTGTTGCGCAGATGGGTGCGATGCGCTTCATGCATCTTGGCCGGATGGTGCATTTCGTCGGTGAGGTATCGGCGCCATCGATCCGCAAGGGCGATGCGCTGCTGATCGTCTCCGGCTCTGGAGAGACGCCGGTCAGCACAGGCTTTGCCCGCATCGCCAAGGCGGAGGGCGCCAAGGTCGTTACGCTGACGCATAAGCCAGCGGGGACCCTGGCCGGCATTGCCGATGTCACGCTGCATGTCCCTGTCGGGGAATCGAAACAGTTTGGCGGCAGCCTGTTCGAGCAATCCTGCCTCATCCTGCTCGACAGCGTTGTGCTCGGCCTGGCGCAGCAGATATCCGACGCGCACAGACTGATGTTGTACCGCCACACCAACTTGCAGTGA
- a CDS encoding ABC transporter substrate-binding protein encodes MRIGAFLAGVSAFSALVGAPAFAQDKPFAGVTVNVITQTGAIQEPLQRRAPEFEALTGAKINVIAVPFSDLYQKILTDWASGTNSVDAGVFAPQWMVDYIAGGYLEDLTPRVEADKDIQQDDVGAFFRDFSEKYNGKTYMITLDGDFHMMYYRKDVLEAAGLAVPKTWDEYLEVAKATHGKDMSGDGTPDFGSCIAKKRNAQSYWFVTDVVGSMTQSKGTSQGTFFNTKDMTPLVNNDAFRKALDFLSESTKYGPPDELNLDVSDTRPLFASGRCALNLDWGDVGTISIDPAQSKVMGKWGAAIMPGSKEVLNWDTGKLEACTAENCPHAIDGVNHAPFAAFGGWGGGINAAADPKVKDAAYAYFSFMTQPAQSNADVTVGGTGFNPYRTSQLSYSDLWKKAGMSEEEAKIYLGAINDSMSSPNMILDLRIPQNQKYQQVVLDEAVSRFLAGEIDKEATVAAVEEGWNELNEEIGKDEQLKLYKATIGAK; translated from the coding sequence ATGAGAATTGGGGCCTTTCTGGCCGGCGTTTCGGCCTTTTCCGCGCTGGTTGGCGCACCTGCCTTCGCGCAGGACAAGCCGTTTGCGGGAGTTACCGTGAACGTCATTACGCAGACCGGTGCGATTCAGGAGCCGCTGCAGAGGCGCGCGCCCGAGTTCGAAGCGCTCACCGGCGCCAAGATCAACGTCATCGCGGTGCCCTTCTCGGATCTCTATCAAAAGATTCTCACCGACTGGGCGAGCGGCACCAACTCGGTCGACGCCGGCGTGTTCGCCCCGCAATGGATGGTCGACTACATTGCCGGCGGCTACCTCGAGGACCTGACGCCGCGGGTCGAGGCCGACAAGGACATCCAGCAGGACGATGTGGGCGCGTTCTTCCGGGACTTCTCCGAGAAGTACAACGGCAAGACCTACATGATCACGCTCGATGGCGACTTCCACATGATGTACTACCGCAAGGACGTGCTCGAAGCGGCCGGCCTGGCGGTGCCGAAAACCTGGGACGAGTATCTGGAGGTCGCCAAGGCCACGCATGGCAAGGACATGAGCGGCGATGGCACGCCGGATTTCGGCTCGTGCATCGCCAAGAAGCGCAACGCGCAGAGCTATTGGTTCGTCACCGATGTGGTCGGCTCGATGACCCAGTCCAAGGGAACCAGCCAGGGCACTTTCTTCAACACCAAGGACATGACGCCGCTCGTCAACAACGACGCCTTCCGCAAGGCGCTCGACTTCCTGTCTGAATCGACCAAGTACGGCCCGCCGGACGAGCTAAACCTCGACGTCAGCGACACAAGGCCGCTCTTCGCTTCCGGCCGCTGCGCGCTGAACCTCGACTGGGGTGATGTGGGCACGATCTCGATCGATCCGGCCCAGTCGAAGGTGATGGGCAAATGGGGCGCGGCGATCATGCCCGGATCCAAGGAGGTCCTGAACTGGGACACCGGCAAGCTCGAGGCCTGCACGGCAGAAAACTGCCCGCACGCGATCGACGGCGTGAACCATGCACCATTCGCCGCCTTTGGCGGCTGGGGCGGCGGCATCAACGCGGCGGCCGATCCGAAGGTAAAGGACGCCGCCTACGCCTACTTCTCGTTCATGACGCAGCCGGCACAGTCGAATGCCGACGTGACCGTCGGCGGCACCGGCTTCAACCCGTACCGCACCTCGCAGCTCAGCTACAGCGACCTTTGGAAGAAGGCCGGGATGAGCGAGGAGGAGGCTAAAATCTACCTGGGCGCGATCAATGACAGCATGAGCAGCCCGAACATGATCCTCGACCTGCGCATCCCACAAAATCAGAAGTACCAGCAGGTCGTGCTCGACGAGGCGGTCTCGCGCTTCCTCGCCGGCGAAATCGACAAGGAAGCGACCGTCGCGGCAGTCGAGGAAGGCTGGAATGAGCTGAACGAAGAGATTGGCAAAGACGAGCAGCTCAAACTTTACAAGGCGACCATCGGCGCCAAATAG
- a CDS encoding carbohydrate ABC transporter permease produces the protein MPEAADRRSWAEWLDGHSGRIMVLPAVIVLLCFAIFPLIISAYLALSRFALASGGFTLKFIGLLNFRKLLVGSQQYHLLGKFGTFGFVQSALLALIAAGLFFLLARYLQHGRPTIAGVVGRLLATAMAMGLAVLALATMAPGGVPGTVVNTLLYVFVGVSVQFALGLGLALLCGQPIRGRNFFRVLFFIPLMVTPVGIAYTFRMLADMQKGPFAPLVRAFGISEWSWATEAWSARLMVLVGDTWQWTPFMFIVLLAAIENQPRDQVEAARLDGANGFQIFRDITWPAIAPIAATVVLIRLIEAFKIIDLPNVLTGGGPGLATESMTLHSFISWRTQDLGGSAAIGYMLLFISTIVCVSFFNFVVRPARRFEA, from the coding sequence ATGCCAGAAGCTGCCGACCGCCGCAGCTGGGCCGAATGGCTGGACGGTCACTCGGGCCGGATCATGGTGCTGCCAGCCGTCATCGTGCTTCTCTGCTTCGCGATTTTTCCGCTCATCATCTCGGCCTATCTCGCGCTTTCGCGCTTTGCGCTCGCGTCGGGCGGATTCACGCTGAAATTCATCGGACTTTTGAACTTCCGCAAGCTGCTGGTCGGCTCGCAGCAGTATCACCTGCTCGGCAAGTTCGGCACGTTCGGCTTTGTCCAATCCGCTTTGCTGGCGTTGATCGCGGCAGGGCTGTTTTTTCTTCTCGCCCGCTATCTCCAGCATGGCAGGCCGACCATCGCGGGCGTGGTTGGTCGCCTTCTCGCGACGGCAATGGCTATGGGCCTGGCGGTACTTGCGCTGGCCACCATGGCGCCTGGCGGTGTGCCAGGGACTGTCGTCAACACGCTTCTCTACGTGTTCGTCGGCGTATCCGTGCAGTTCGCACTGGGACTGGGCCTCGCGCTCCTCTGCGGCCAGCCTATCCGCGGCCGGAATTTCTTTCGTGTCCTCTTCTTCATCCCGCTGATGGTGACCCCGGTCGGCATCGCCTACACATTTCGCATGCTCGCCGACATGCAGAAGGGACCCTTCGCCCCGCTCGTGCGCGCTTTCGGCATCAGCGAGTGGTCGTGGGCCACGGAGGCCTGGTCGGCACGGCTGATGGTGTTGGTCGGCGACACCTGGCAGTGGACGCCGTTCATGTTCATCGTGCTGCTGGCGGCCATTGAGAACCAGCCGCGCGATCAGGTCGAGGCGGCGCGGCTCGACGGCGCCAACGGCTTCCAGATTTTTCGCGACATTACCTGGCCAGCGATCGCGCCGATTGCCGCTACCGTCGTGCTGATCCGGCTCATCGAGGCTTTCAAGATCATCGACCTGCCGAACGTGCTCACCGGCGGCGGCCCTGGCCTGGCGACGGAATCGATGACGCTCCATTCCTTCATATCCTGGCGCACCCAGGATCTCGGCGGCTCGGCCGCTATCGGCTACATGCTGCTCTTCATCTCGACCATCGTATGCGTCTCGTTCTTCAACTTCGTGGTCCGGCCGGCGCGCCGGTTCGAAGCATGA
- a CDS encoding carbohydrate ABC transporter permease gives MSAEPRSLARRLFEPASIDSQAPVARVVTYALLFLWALVVVVPLYWVFITSFKGPGEVDNGPFYLPFVDFAPSLQAWDFMLVQNYTLRPYMNSVVVAVASTLLAVLIGSLAAYALVRIRFQVKLAAVAIFLILLTAIIVAVATFGVRWEIAIAMAAALFIIALFTLVGRTKLAVGNNDIEFWIISNRIMPPIVAVLPIYVMFQQMRLLDTQVALIATYTAINLPIVVWLTRDFFAGIPLDLEESAQIDGASKFRVFFTIALPLVRSGLVATFLLVLILAWNEYLLALFLSNADAQTMPVLVSAQNTTRGPQWWNMSVLITVMIAPVIVISSILQKHIARGLLVGAVKG, from the coding sequence ATGAGCGCCGAGCCGCGCTCACTGGCGCGCCGGCTGTTCGAGCCGGCTTCGATCGACAGCCAGGCGCCGGTCGCCAGGGTCGTGACCTATGCGCTGCTGTTTCTGTGGGCGCTGGTTGTGGTGGTTCCTCTCTACTGGGTGTTCATCACCTCCTTCAAGGGCCCTGGCGAGGTCGACAACGGGCCGTTCTATCTCCCGTTCGTCGACTTTGCCCCTTCGCTGCAGGCATGGGATTTCATGCTCGTGCAGAATTACACACTGCGCCCTTATATGAATTCCGTCGTCGTCGCGGTGGCCAGCACGCTGCTCGCAGTCCTGATCGGCTCGCTGGCGGCCTACGCGCTCGTGCGTATCCGCTTCCAGGTGAAGCTCGCCGCCGTTGCAATCTTCTTGATCCTGCTCACCGCAATCATCGTGGCGGTGGCCACTTTCGGCGTGCGGTGGGAGATCGCCATTGCCATGGCAGCCGCTCTCTTCATCATTGCGCTGTTCACGCTCGTTGGACGCACGAAGCTTGCGGTCGGCAACAACGACATTGAGTTCTGGATCATCTCGAACCGCATCATGCCACCGATCGTCGCCGTGTTGCCGATCTACGTGATGTTTCAGCAGATGCGTCTGCTTGACACGCAGGTGGCGCTGATCGCCACCTACACCGCCATCAACCTGCCGATCGTCGTGTGGCTGACGCGCGATTTCTTCGCCGGCATCCCGCTCGACCTTGAGGAGAGCGCACAGATAGACGGAGCCTCCAAGTTCCGCGTGTTCTTCACCATCGCGCTGCCGCTGGTGCGATCCGGCCTGGTCGCGACCTTCCTGCTGGTGCTGATCCTTGCCTGGAACGAGTATCTGCTGGCCCTCTTCCTCTCCAATGCCGATGCGCAGACGATGCCGGTGCTGGTATCGGCACAGAACACGACCCGCGGGCCGCAATGGTGGAACATGTCGGTGTTGATCACCGTGATGATCGCCCCTGTGATCGTCATCTCCAGCATCCTGCAGAAGCACATCGCGCGCGGGCTGCTGGTCGGCGCAGTGAAGGGCTAG
- a CDS encoding ABC transporter ATP-binding protein, with protein MRVTLSDIYKSFGAVEVVKGLDLEIADGEFLVLLGPSGCGKTTALRMVAGLESVSSGRVLIGDRDVTHVLPKYRDVAMVFQSYALYPHMTVAENIAYPLKLRGVPRTERDASVRSAAVKVHLEEFLDRYPRQLSGGQRQRIALARAMVRRPSVFLMDEPLSNLDAKLRGHMRSELKRLQADLGVTTIYVTHDQIEAMTLAHRVAIMNRGVVQQIATPRQIYDDPANLFVAGFIGSPPMNFLQGELVEGTFACTEGRFATSVAESRNKVTAGLRPEDCRVTDPSQGKIAARVYAVELIGDHTLITCQFGGATVTVKADKSAHYDMDEPIGITFQDTAVFLFDSETGARIGGRARGQAAA; from the coding sequence ATGCGGGTCACCCTGTCCGATATCTACAAGTCCTTCGGCGCGGTCGAAGTCGTCAAAGGGCTCGACCTGGAGATAGCGGACGGTGAGTTCCTGGTGCTGCTCGGCCCTTCGGGATGCGGCAAGACGACGGCGCTGCGCATGGTCGCCGGGCTTGAATCGGTGAGTTCCGGCCGCGTCCTCATTGGCGACCGCGACGTCACCCACGTGCTGCCCAAGTATCGCGACGTGGCGATGGTGTTCCAGTCTTACGCGCTCTATCCGCACATGACGGTTGCGGAGAACATCGCATATCCGCTGAAGCTGCGGGGCGTGCCGCGAACCGAACGCGACGCCTCCGTCCGCAGCGCCGCAGTAAAAGTCCACCTTGAGGAGTTCCTCGACCGCTATCCACGGCAGCTTTCCGGCGGTCAGCGGCAGCGCATCGCGCTCGCCCGCGCCATGGTGCGGCGGCCGAGCGTCTTCCTGATGGACGAGCCGCTCTCCAACCTCGACGCCAAGCTGCGTGGCCACATGCGCTCGGAGCTGAAACGCCTGCAGGCCGATCTGGGCGTGACGACGATCTACGTCACCCACGATCAGATCGAGGCCATGACCCTGGCTCACCGTGTTGCCATCATGAACCGCGGCGTCGTGCAGCAGATCGCGACGCCCCGACAGATCTACGACGATCCGGCGAACCTGTTCGTCGCCGGCTTCATCGGCTCGCCGCCGATGAATTTTCTCCAGGGCGAGCTGGTCGAGGGGACCTTCGCCTGCACCGAAGGACGATTTGCGACCAGCGTCGCCGAGAGCCGGAACAAGGTCACTGCCGGACTCCGGCCCGAGGATTGCCGGGTCACGGACCCATCGCAGGGCAAGATCGCGGCGCGGGTCTACGCTGTGGAACTGATCGGCGATCATACCTTGATCACCTGCCAATTCGGTGGGGCCACCGTAACCGTCAAGGCCGACAAATCGGCGCACTACGATATGGATGAGCCGATCGGCATCACCTTCCAGGACACCGCTGTCTTTCTGTTCGATTCGGAAACCGGAGCCCGCATCGGCGGCCGCGCCCGTGGACAGGCGGCCGCGTGA
- a CDS encoding tripartite tricarboxylate transporter permease, which yields MELLNNLALGFSTATSLANLGFCLIGVLLGTLIGVLPGIGATATIAMLLPITFQIGDPVSSLIMLAGIYYGAQYGGSTTAILINMPGESSSAVTAIDGYQMAKNGRAGAALAIAAIGSFFAGTVSTFLVAIFAPPLTAIALQFGAAEYFSLMIVGLVSSVALAHGSIVKALAMVVLGLLLGIVGTDIYTGTPRFTLGIREYADGLNFVAVAVGVFGVAEILRNLENEHERSVMIRRVSGLMPTREDFRRMAAPIVRGTIIGSALGILPGGGAILAAFASYTVEKRVSKNPGEFGKGAIEGVAGPESANNAGAQTSFIPMLTLGIPANPVMALMIGAMIIQGIVPGPNVAIEQPALFWGIIASMWIGNLMLIILNLPLIGLWVKLLTIPYYVLFPIIMAFCSIGVYSVNTNIYDLYAVAFFGFLGYLLTKLRCEPAPLLLGFVLGPLLEENLRRAMILARGDPTTFVTRPISAGLLFIALAVLVIVFLPAVKKKREEVFVEEN from the coding sequence ATGGAACTCCTCAACAACCTCGCGCTCGGCTTTTCGACGGCGACGTCGCTGGCAAACCTCGGTTTCTGCCTGATCGGCGTCCTTCTCGGCACGCTGATCGGCGTCCTGCCCGGCATCGGCGCCACCGCGACCATCGCCATGCTGTTGCCGATCACCTTCCAGATCGGCGACCCGGTTTCCTCCCTGATCATGCTCGCCGGCATCTATTACGGCGCGCAATATGGCGGCTCGACCACCGCCATCCTCATCAACATGCCCGGCGAATCCTCGTCAGCCGTCACCGCAATCGACGGCTACCAGATGGCCAAGAACGGCCGCGCCGGTGCGGCACTTGCCATCGCGGCAATAGGCTCGTTCTTCGCCGGCACGGTGTCGACCTTCCTCGTCGCCATCTTTGCCCCGCCGCTGACCGCGATCGCGCTGCAATTCGGCGCCGCCGAGTATTTTTCGCTGATGATCGTCGGCCTTGTCTCGTCCGTCGCGCTCGCCCACGGCTCGATTGTCAAGGCGCTGGCGATGGTCGTGCTTGGCCTGCTGCTCGGCATTGTCGGCACCGACATCTACACCGGCACGCCGCGCTTCACGCTTGGCATCCGCGAATATGCCGACGGGCTGAATTTCGTCGCGGTGGCGGTCGGCGTCTTCGGCGTCGCCGAAATACTGCGCAACCTCGAAAACGAGCACGAGCGCTCCGTGATGATCCGAAGGGTCTCCGGCCTAATGCCGACCCGCGAGGACTTTCGGCGTATGGCGGCGCCCATCGTGCGCGGGACGATCATCGGTTCGGCGCTCGGCATCCTGCCGGGAGGCGGCGCGATCCTTGCAGCCTTTGCCTCCTACACGGTCGAAAAGCGCGTATCTAAAAACCCGGGGGAATTCGGCAAGGGCGCCATCGAAGGCGTCGCCGGACCGGAATCGGCCAACAATGCCGGTGCGCAGACCTCCTTCATCCCGATGCTGACGCTCGGCATTCCGGCCAACCCGGTGATGGCGCTGATGATCGGCGCAATGATCATCCAGGGCATCGTGCCCGGCCCCAATGTCGCGATCGAACAGCCGGCGCTGTTTTGGGGCATCATCGCCTCGATGTGGATCGGCAATCTGATGCTGATCATTTTGAACCTGCCGCTGATCGGGCTTTGGGTAAAACTCCTGACGATCCCCTATTACGTGCTCTTTCCGATCATCATGGCGTTCTGCTCGATCGGCGTTTACAGCGTCAACACCAACATCTACGACCTCTACGCCGTCGCCTTCTTCGGCTTCCTCGGCTATCTCCTGACCAAGCTGCGCTGCGAACCCGCGCCGCTGCTGCTCGGCTTCGTGCTCGGCCCGCTGCTCGAGGAAAACCTGCGCCGCGCCATGATTCTCGCGCGCGGCGACCCGACCACCTTCGTGACAAGGCCGATCAGCGCCGGCCTGCTCTTCATCGCGCTCGCCGTGCTCGTCATCGTCTTCCTGCCGGCGGTCAAGAAGAAGCGCGAAGAGGTGTTTGTGGAGGAGAATTAG
- a CDS encoding tripartite tricarboxylate transporter TctB family protein, whose protein sequence is MKPFTIDTTNGICAALFIFLGGFFALQSLDLEIGTAFRMGPGYFPLVLAIVLILLGAVILIEAVRFESEPIGHVAWRGMLFILPAPIFFGLTVRGLGFLPSIFLTALIASFASGRMRPLTALVLSAGLTLFAFLVFSYALGLPFRRFGPWLPSWLVL, encoded by the coding sequence ATGAAACCTTTCACAATCGACACGACCAACGGCATATGCGCCGCGCTGTTCATCTTTCTCGGCGGATTTTTCGCGCTGCAGTCGCTCGACCTCGAAATCGGCACCGCCTTCCGCATGGGACCGGGCTATTTCCCCCTGGTCCTGGCAATCGTCCTGATCCTGCTTGGCGCCGTCATCCTCATCGAAGCGGTGCGCTTCGAGAGCGAGCCGATCGGCCATGTAGCCTGGCGCGGCATGCTGTTCATCCTCCCTGCCCCGATCTTCTTCGGCCTGACCGTGCGCGGCCTCGGCTTCCTCCCCTCGATCTTCCTGACGGCGCTGATCGCATCCTTTGCCAGCGGCCGCATGAGGCCGCTGACCGCGCTCGTGCTCTCCGCCGGCCTGACGCTGTTTGCGTTCCTCGTCTTCAGCTACGCGCTCGGCCTGCCGTTCCGGCGCTTCGGCCCGTGGCTGCCTTCATGGCTGGTATTGTGA
- a CDS encoding tripartite tricarboxylate transporter substrate-binding protein: MRKFAAALAAVAAVTLYSFAAGAQTYPERTITVVVPFSAGGPTDTVTRLVAEAMSKDLGQQIIVENVGGAGGTLGAGRVANAEADGYTLLLHHIGMATSATLYRKLAYDTLNSFEYVGLVTEVPMTIVGRKDLEPTDLKGLVDYAKANKDTVTVANAGIGAASHLCGMLFMSAIGTPLVTVPYKGTGPAMTDLLGGQVDIMCDQTTNTTKQIQGGTIKAYAVTSPERLDVLPDVPTTTEAGLPEVQVGIWHGLYAPKGTPAEVTERLSKSLQVALKDPNVAARFAELGTKPSSDADATPAALKAKLEGEIARWKPIIEAAGQYAD; encoded by the coding sequence ATGAGAAAGTTCGCCGCCGCTCTGGCCGCCGTCGCAGCCGTCACGCTGTATTCGTTCGCCGCGGGCGCGCAAACTTATCCCGAACGCACCATCACCGTCGTGGTGCCGTTTTCGGCCGGCGGCCCGACCGACACGGTCACGCGCCTCGTCGCGGAAGCCATGTCGAAGGATCTCGGCCAGCAGATCATCGTCGAGAATGTCGGCGGCGCCGGCGGCACGCTGGGCGCCGGTCGCGTCGCGAACGCCGAGGCCGACGGCTATACGCTGCTCCTCCATCACATCGGCATGGCGACAAGCGCGACGCTATACAGAAAGCTCGCATACGACACGCTGAACAGCTTCGAGTATGTCGGCCTGGTTACCGAGGTGCCGATGACCATCGTCGGCCGCAAGGACCTCGAGCCGACCGATCTGAAGGGGCTGGTCGACTACGCCAAGGCAAACAAGGATACCGTCACCGTCGCCAACGCCGGCATAGGCGCGGCCTCGCATCTGTGCGGCATGCTGTTCATGAGTGCGATCGGTACGCCGCTGGTCACTGTGCCCTACAAGGGCACCGGCCCGGCCATGACCGACCTTCTCGGCGGTCAGGTCGATATCATGTGCGATCAGACGACCAATACCACCAAGCAGATCCAGGGCGGCACGATCAAGGCCTACGCCGTCACCTCGCCTGAACGCCTCGATGTTCTGCCGGACGTCCCGACGACGACGGAAGCCGGGCTCCCGGAGGTGCAGGTCGGCATCTGGCATGGCCTCTACGCGCCCAAGGGCACGCCGGCCGAGGTCACCGAGCGCCTGTCGAAGTCGCTTCAAGTCGCGCTGAAGGACCCGAATGTCGCCGCCCGCTTCGCCGAGCTCGGCACCAAGCCGTCGTCCGACGCAGACGCGACGCCGGCCGCGCTGAAGGCCAAGCTGGAAGGCGAGATCGCGCGCTGGAAGCCGATCATCGAAGCCGCCGGCCAGTACGCCGACTGA